A window of Sphingobacterium sp. SRCM116780 contains these coding sequences:
- a CDS encoding energy transducer TonB, with product MWNSKLNIYKNEWLEVVFAGRNQTYGAYELRKISNKATNWAIITVTALIGITLISKGVYDRYFKEADAPFVQETVTNIDLGKLEEIEKKFEEKKIEEPIPVQEKAPQQIAQDPPKQDLIRFVEPTVAPRSLVTEDVVTQDELNKSTKMSARLSLKANPNGTYVARGEFGAVKRDGGITGAKVGSINGNPDAIVDFNSVEIMPTPQGGIQAFMKWVGENYQYPEAALQQGVNGVVEVSFVVEKDGSLTDIVVKRDVSYGTGKAAVELLNKAKKWKPGIQNGRTVRVAYTLPIRLNTISQ from the coding sequence ATGTGGAACTCAAAATTGAATATTTACAAAAATGAATGGTTAGAAGTCGTTTTTGCGGGACGTAATCAAACATATGGTGCATATGAATTGCGTAAGATTTCTAACAAAGCCACCAATTGGGCGATTATAACAGTAACGGCTTTGATTGGCATTACCCTTATATCGAAAGGTGTTTACGATCGGTATTTTAAGGAAGCTGATGCTCCTTTTGTACAGGAGACAGTAACGAATATTGATTTGGGAAAACTGGAAGAAATCGAAAAAAAATTCGAGGAGAAAAAAATTGAAGAACCAATTCCTGTACAAGAAAAAGCACCACAGCAAATTGCGCAAGATCCACCAAAGCAAGATCTAATTCGGTTTGTAGAACCAACAGTGGCACCCAGAAGCTTGGTAACGGAAGATGTCGTTACACAAGATGAATTAAACAAATCAACTAAAATGTCGGCACGTTTGAGTTTAAAAGCAAATCCAAATGGAACATACGTTGCAAGGGGAGAGTTTGGAGCTGTAAAACGGGATGGAGGTATTACTGGTGCCAAAGTAGGATCGATAAATGGAAATCCTGACGCCATAGTTGATTTTAATAGTGTTGAAATTATGCCAACACCACAAGGTGGAATACAAGCTTTCATGAAATGGGTAGGGGAGAATTATCAATATCCAGAAGCAGCTTTGCAACAAGGGGTAAATGGTGTCGTAGAAGTTTCCTTCGTTGTCGAGAAAGATGGTTCACTAACGGATATTGTGGTTAAAAGAGATGTTTCTTACGGTACAGGTAAAGCTGCGGTGGAATTGTTAAATAAAGCAAAGAAGTGGAAACCAGGTATTCAAAATGGACGTACAGTGCGAGTAGCCTATACATTACCCATTCGTTTAAACACAATTTCGCAATAA
- a CDS encoding LutB/LldF family L-lactate oxidation iron-sulfur protein: protein MSVSSADKFLKESATKSFDSKHRDIINYNIDKYNIAFEKGKSKFVNLENSRLEANLTKWRAIENLDKYLLAFESKFTARGGKVIWANNAEEARQEIWKIMEKNNAKSVIKSKSMASEEIELNHFLEKKGIEALESDLGEFIIQLLDQKPYHIVTPAMHLSLADIAQLFNERFGTPLEATAEELTMKARELLREKYKTADIGISGANFLIADTGSIAITENEGNARLTTAFPKIHIAVVGIEKVLPSINDLDLFWPLLASHGTGQNLTVYNTLLSGPRQAYESDGPEEMYVVLLDNGRTNLLAQKDQRQGLYCIRCGACLNVCPIYQNIGGHTYETTYQGPIGSLISPHLSGMKEFKHLSYASSLCGKCTEVCPVGIDIQRMLLLNRRDSVTEDLAPTIEKKAWKGFTYLIQRRKLIDLFGGKFKNFFLGKFFKKTWGNNRQLPKLADKSFSKQWKEQQKNKD from the coding sequence ATGTCAGTGAGCTCTGCAGATAAGTTTTTGAAAGAAAGTGCTACAAAATCTTTCGACAGTAAACATCGCGATATTATCAACTATAATATCGACAAATATAATATTGCTTTCGAAAAAGGTAAAAGTAAGTTTGTGAATCTGGAAAATTCCCGATTAGAAGCAAATTTAACGAAATGGCGCGCAATAGAGAATCTAGATAAATATCTGTTAGCATTTGAAAGCAAATTTACAGCGCGAGGTGGCAAAGTGATCTGGGCAAATAATGCAGAAGAGGCACGTCAAGAGATCTGGAAGATCATGGAAAAGAATAATGCGAAAAGTGTTATCAAATCCAAATCTATGGCTTCTGAGGAAATTGAATTGAATCATTTTTTAGAAAAAAAAGGAATTGAAGCCTTGGAAAGTGATTTAGGTGAGTTTATCATTCAATTACTGGATCAAAAACCTTATCATATTGTTACTCCTGCCATGCATTTAAGTTTGGCGGACATTGCCCAACTATTTAATGAAAGATTTGGTACACCACTTGAAGCAACTGCGGAAGAGTTGACAATGAAGGCTCGTGAATTGCTACGTGAAAAATATAAAACTGCGGATATTGGGATATCTGGAGCTAACTTTTTAATTGCCGATACGGGTAGCATTGCTATTACGGAAAATGAAGGTAATGCGCGCTTGACTACTGCTTTCCCAAAAATTCATATTGCTGTTGTTGGGATTGAGAAAGTATTACCATCCATCAATGATCTTGATTTATTCTGGCCACTCTTAGCCAGTCATGGAACGGGACAAAACCTAACGGTTTACAACACCTTATTAAGTGGGCCAAGACAAGCTTATGAGTCGGATGGACCTGAGGAAATGTATGTCGTTTTATTAGATAATGGTCGAACCAATCTCTTAGCGCAGAAAGATCAACGTCAGGGTTTATATTGTATTCGTTGTGGTGCCTGTTTAAATGTATGTCCGATCTATCAAAATATAGGGGGACATACTTATGAAACAACTTATCAGGGCCCAATAGGATCTCTTATCTCTCCTCACCTCAGTGGGATGAAAGAGTTTAAACACCTGAGCTATGCTTCATCGCTTTGTGGTAAATGTACGGAAGTTTGTCCTGTAGGAATTGATATCCAAAGAATGTTATTGTTAAACAGAAGAGATTCTGTAACGGAAGATTTAGCGCCTACAATAGAGAAAAAAGCTTGGAAGGGATTTACTTATTTAATCCAAAGAAGAAAGCTCATTGATTTATTTGGAGGTAAATTCAAAAACTTCTTTTTGGGCAAGTTTTTCAAAAAGACATGGGGAAATAATCGTCAGCTACCAAAACTGGCAGATAAATCTTTCTCCAAGCAATGGAAAGAGCAACAAAAAAATAAAGATTAA
- a CDS encoding acyltransferase, with protein MDAQIKRTYIPWIDFLRIFACFLVIICHSCDAFVASFDNSVSFHTAVFIGSLVRPCVPLFAMMSGILLFPIKTDLATFYKKRIGRIVIPLLFWSLVLPIAFAIYTYFVKTSTNGLLSIEKYSVQGTVMKIFTSIFNFNYDTTPLWYIYMLIGIYLIIPIFGAWLDKASKKDVQIFLGFWIVSLLLPYIKMVAPTVGYTGNYDNMGIWGVCTWNEFGTFYYFSGFIGYIVLAYYLVKFPLNWSFNKTLAVAIPLFLIGFAITFSGFLITQKYFPANYANLEIVWYFCSINVALMTFAVFIIFQKLNIRESKILKDWSSATFGIFLSHFIIVQIISDLFFKMPYIPAGIKILIIATISFVLSYLVTKIFDSNTITRRFVK; from the coding sequence ATGGACGCACAAATAAAAAGAACTTACATCCCTTGGATTGATTTTTTAAGAATATTCGCTTGTTTTTTAGTCATTATCTGTCATAGTTGTGATGCATTTGTAGCATCTTTTGACAATAGTGTCTCTTTTCATACGGCTGTATTTATAGGGAGCCTTGTTAGACCTTGCGTACCTTTGTTTGCCATGATGTCTGGCATTTTACTGTTCCCGATCAAAACAGATCTCGCTACGTTTTATAAAAAACGCATTGGAAGGATCGTGATACCCTTGTTATTCTGGTCTCTAGTATTGCCAATTGCATTTGCCATTTATACCTATTTTGTAAAGACAAGTACAAATGGACTCTTATCTATTGAAAAATATTCCGTCCAAGGTACAGTGATGAAGATTTTTACTTCTATTTTCAATTTCAACTACGATACCACGCCATTATGGTACATCTATATGCTCATTGGCATTTATTTGATCATCCCCATTTTTGGTGCTTGGCTAGACAAGGCTTCTAAAAAGGATGTACAAATCTTTTTGGGATTCTGGATCGTATCCTTATTATTACCCTATATCAAAATGGTTGCTCCTACAGTAGGGTATACAGGAAACTACGACAACATGGGAATTTGGGGTGTCTGTACTTGGAACGAGTTTGGAACTTTTTACTATTTCTCAGGATTCATCGGTTACATTGTGTTAGCTTACTATTTGGTTAAGTTTCCATTAAACTGGTCTTTCAACAAAACATTAGCAGTTGCTATACCTTTATTCTTAATTGGGTTTGCGATTACTTTTTCTGGTTTTTTAATTACTCAAAAATATTTCCCTGCCAACTATGCCAATCTAGAAATTGTCTGGTATTTCTGTTCTATAAATGTGGCTCTGATGACTTTCGCTGTATTTATCATTTTTCAAAAATTAAACATAAGAGAATCGAAAATATTGAAAGACTGGTCGTCTGCAACTTTTGGGATATTCCTTTCTCATTTTATTATTGTGCAGATCATATCAGATTTATTTTTCAAAATGCCCTACATTCCTGCAGGTATAAAAATATTGATCATTGCAACGATTAGTTTTGTCTTAAGCTATTTAGTCACCAAAATATTTGACTCCAATACGATTACAAGAAGATTTGTAAAATAA
- the yiaA gene encoding inner membrane protein YiaA, protein MNQKTSPAFVAASWIALAAGTIGFALGLWRAEMLLNEKGYYFTVLMFGLFAVISLQKSVRDRLEGFPVTDAYYGICWFGTILSIVLLAVGLFNATILPSEKGFYAFAFLLAIFGAIAVQKNTRDNLAANRPPERNQTD, encoded by the coding sequence ATGAATCAAAAAACTTCTCCTGCATTTGTTGCAGCTTCTTGGATTGCTTTAGCAGCAGGAACAATTGGATTTGCTCTTGGCTTATGGAGGGCAGAAATGCTATTGAATGAAAAAGGATATTATTTTACCGTTTTAATGTTTGGACTTTTTGCTGTTATTTCCTTGCAAAAAAGTGTTCGTGACCGTTTAGAAGGTTTTCCTGTTACAGATGCATATTACGGTATTTGTTGGTTTGGTACGATATTATCTATTGTACTTTTGGCAGTAGGTCTTTTCAATGCTACCATATTACCAAGTGAGAAAGGATTTTATGCGTTTGCCTTTTTATTAGCCATATTTGGTGCAATTGCAGTACAAAAAAATACACGGGACAATTTGGCCGCAAATCGACCTCCAGAAAGAAATCAAACGGATTAA
- the aspS gene encoding aspartate--tRNA ligase → MHRTNTCGELTIADLGKAVTLSGWVQKSRDLGGMTFIDVRDRYGITQLTFNSDDDDSLRASARELGREYVIKVTGTVIERSSKNLKIPTGEIEIKVSSLEILNSAKTPPFTIEDETDGGEDIRMKFRYLDLRRAPVRENLLLRHKTAQEVRRFLDEQNFIEVETPVLIKSTPEGARDFVVPSRMNPGEFYALPQSPQTFKQLLMVSGFDRYFQIVKCFRDEDLRADRQPEFTQIDCEMSFVEQEDVLNIFEGLAKHLFKKIKNIDLGEVPRMTYADAMRLYGSDKPDIRFDMQFVELNEVAQGKGFPVFDAAELVVGINAEGCAHYTRKQLDALTDFVKRPQIGATGLVYARYNEDGTVKSSVDKFYTPEQLLAFAQLFQAKPGDLFLMMSGSKDKVRKQLNELRLEVANQLGLRDKNKFAPLWVLDFPLLEWDEESERFHAMHHPFTSPKPEDIPLLDTHPGDVRANAYDFVLNGTEVGGGSIRIHDRELQSLMFKHLGFTPEEAQKQFGFLMEAFTYGAPPHGGLAFGFDRLVSLLAGLDSIRDVIAFPKNNSGRDVMIDAPSTIHQDQLDELSLNLNLKIK, encoded by the coding sequence ATGCATAGAACAAACACTTGCGGAGAATTGACAATAGCAGACTTAGGTAAAGCGGTTACACTGAGTGGCTGGGTTCAAAAATCGCGCGATTTAGGCGGAATGACTTTCATAGATGTAAGAGATCGCTATGGCATTACACAATTAACATTTAATTCAGATGACGATGATTCCTTACGTGCTAGTGCACGTGAATTGGGACGTGAATATGTAATTAAAGTGACTGGAACAGTTATCGAACGTTCTAGTAAAAATTTAAAAATTCCAACAGGGGAAATTGAAATCAAAGTTTCTTCTTTAGAAATATTAAATTCGGCAAAAACTCCTCCATTTACTATCGAAGACGAAACAGATGGTGGAGAAGACATCCGAATGAAATTCAGATATTTAGACTTACGTCGTGCTCCTGTACGTGAGAACTTATTATTGCGTCATAAAACAGCACAAGAAGTACGTCGTTTTCTTGACGAACAGAACTTCATCGAGGTAGAAACTCCTGTTTTAATCAAATCTACTCCTGAGGGGGCGCGTGATTTTGTTGTTCCTTCACGAATGAATCCAGGAGAATTTTATGCATTGCCACAATCTCCTCAGACATTTAAACAATTATTAATGGTATCGGGCTTTGATCGTTATTTCCAAATTGTAAAGTGTTTCCGAGATGAAGATTTGCGTGCCGACCGTCAACCAGAGTTTACACAAATTGATTGCGAAATGTCATTTGTAGAGCAAGAAGATGTGTTAAATATCTTTGAGGGTTTAGCGAAACACTTATTCAAAAAAATCAAAAACATTGACCTAGGAGAAGTACCTCGTATGACTTATGCCGATGCGATGCGTTTGTATGGATCTGATAAGCCTGATATTCGTTTTGATATGCAGTTCGTAGAGTTAAACGAAGTTGCTCAAGGAAAAGGATTTCCTGTTTTTGATGCTGCAGAATTGGTTGTTGGTATCAATGCGGAGGGATGTGCTCATTATACACGTAAACAATTAGATGCCTTAACGGACTTTGTAAAACGTCCTCAAATAGGTGCTACAGGTTTAGTTTACGCGCGTTATAATGAAGATGGAACCGTTAAATCTTCTGTTGACAAATTTTACACGCCAGAACAATTATTAGCATTCGCACAGTTGTTCCAAGCGAAACCAGGCGATTTATTCTTAATGATGTCTGGTTCTAAAGATAAAGTTCGTAAACAATTAAACGAACTTCGTTTAGAAGTGGCAAATCAATTGGGATTACGTGACAAAAACAAATTCGCTCCACTATGGGTGTTGGATTTCCCGTTATTGGAATGGGATGAAGAATCGGAACGTTTCCACGCGATGCACCATCCTTTTACTTCTCCAAAACCAGAGGATATTCCGTTATTGGATACTCATCCTGGTGATGTCAGAGCAAATGCATACGATTTTGTTTTAAATGGAACTGAAGTGGGTGGTGGTTCTATCCGTATTCACGACCGTGAATTACAATCACTGATGTTTAAGCATTTAGGGTTTACGCCTGAAGAAGCTCAAAAACAATTTGGTTTCTTAATGGAGGCATTTACTTATGGCGCTCCCCCACATGGTGGTTTGGCATTTGGATTCGACCGATTGGTATCATTATTGGCGGGATTAGATTCTATTCGTGATGTCATCGCTTTCCCGAAAAATAACTCAGGAAGAGATGTCATGATTGATGCGCCCTCGACGATTCATCAAGATCAATTGGATGAGCTAAGTTTAAATTTGAACTTAAAAATTAAATAA
- a CDS encoding translocation/assembly module TamB domain-containing protein: MASILVLLGGVTLSLQLESVQNFIARQAVHYLSKELNTKIALKRIYLKPFQSLVLEGFELYDRKGDTILIADELNAAIDLSQYWNDNKVVIKKLTLDNTTANYQIYKDSSNIKFLLDYFTPSKKDEKKTSKKLILDLKQLKLVNNQFRYINHTKKHYTKVVDFGDLDIKHLNAEFDNIKFDHDSIYVKIKQFNLVEKKGLKIKGLTANAFVSNKKIELANLFLTTNRSTIKDYVKLEFNGFDDFSDFNNRVHVRLNIKNSFLHSEDIAFFSSTMHQVRFDLKIKQASAQGKVNHIYAKNINLETEKSTKVIGDVQIIGLPDIEQTDFKLTNLHVTSSYDDLQKIIPNLSNNKNFKLPQLVKTFNTLQYDGDLNGQYNNFQIQGSIKTDLGLVSTKSVLNFKNKIQYAGLYQSKSFDLGKLLENKLLKTTGFDLNLKGSGTSSQTLALDVNGKLENFFFRDYTYRQIPVKGIIKDEKFVGSGAVIDPNATIDFQTDINWSNPAIQYNLSAAIKNTNLHAIHLSARDSIIVQNTTMTTNLMGGNINNLVGDLKAENINFSTRKGNFHINDILFKAEGDENNRLLTLSSDVVDATLNGQIDLNTIIPYFKMLAMRYAPAIGFEVSSYNNQNFELHLNIKSFEPIATFFKKEISLDSGATLQAKFSSEEHNAQFNLYSPIFKYSGIKVSNLIVDQISNPESMSVFVSADRINLTDSTYIKNINISNVLANDSLRFNMKLSELNASNNLDLNGVIRFANQKPAYINFDPSTIIINKDKWAIKQEGELKVSKGKWYIQNLILNHEEQKVNLNGVLSNEESDQLNIGFKDFNLSSLNGITKPLGINLIGEMNGELEINSIFKSPYFIANLHTNPILYNQLPIGELSLKANYDQNSNLVNLDSKIEEGNKLIKLSGTYNIKEEKDKLNLEASLQNTDLILFQPFLKSLISNLNGKTNADLTIKGDIHNPKISGNANFKDAVFTINYLKTPYHLNDKVIVLSNGIFLQNFKLLDPKNNEATINGMVDLNKLSDPTIDVKIKANNFLTLNTTVKDNNLYYGTAYATGDFNFKGLTSAINIDIKAKSNDNTVINIPFNSTMTISDNDFIYFVSNDTLKTSGSIKRKNFNGITMNMDLSVSPNAEMNLFTSLGGLSGRGTGNINMNISSLGDFEMFGDYVINSGKFNFKAQDYINKIFNLKEGGTIRWAGNPSEANINLTAIYQQRTSLSALYNAAGQTDNPQRVLAQADMNLKGQLNQPEINFDLNFPQDPYVKDELQGYLSDVNNVNQQALSLIVRRSFTPGSQTDFGKEVNNTLLSAGTEIAFNQLNNIIAESLNINFFDLNIKSLNDASASLRLFNDRLILTGGITDNRNNQLNDLNVFSDRVSTDAEALFYLRKDGRLLLRGSNRLNTRNFLINPNGEEYVSAVGLVYRQEFNSFSEFLKRMFPFGKKKKAKQQ, translated from the coding sequence TTGGCTAGCATACTCGTTTTGCTAGGTGGAGTGACGCTTTCTCTTCAATTAGAATCTGTTCAGAATTTTATTGCACGTCAGGCTGTTCATTATCTTTCAAAAGAATTAAATACAAAAATCGCCTTAAAAAGAATTTACTTAAAACCTTTTCAATCGCTGGTGTTAGAGGGGTTTGAACTATATGATCGAAAAGGTGATACCATATTAATCGCTGACGAATTAAATGCTGCGATAGATCTCAGTCAGTATTGGAATGATAATAAGGTTGTCATCAAGAAACTGACTTTGGATAATACAACAGCCAACTATCAAATTTACAAGGACAGTTCTAATATTAAATTCTTATTGGACTATTTTACTCCTTCAAAAAAAGATGAAAAGAAAACGAGTAAAAAACTTATTCTAGATTTGAAACAATTGAAATTGGTGAATAACCAATTTCGCTATATCAACCATACTAAAAAACATTATACAAAAGTTGTAGATTTTGGAGATCTGGATATTAAACACTTAAACGCAGAATTTGACAATATAAAATTTGATCATGACTCCATCTATGTGAAGATTAAACAGTTTAATTTAGTTGAAAAAAAGGGATTAAAGATAAAAGGTCTTACTGCAAACGCATTTGTGAGTAATAAAAAAATTGAGCTTGCGAACCTCTTTCTCACCACCAATAGGTCAACTATAAAAGATTATGTAAAACTAGAATTTAATGGTTTTGATGATTTTTCAGACTTCAACAATCGGGTTCATGTTCGTCTCAACATTAAGAATTCTTTTTTACATTCTGAAGATATTGCATTTTTCTCTTCGACGATGCATCAGGTCAGATTTGATTTAAAAATAAAACAGGCAAGTGCTCAGGGTAAAGTCAATCATATTTATGCAAAGAATATAAATTTAGAAACTGAAAAATCTACAAAAGTCATTGGAGATGTTCAAATAATTGGACTTCCTGATATTGAGCAAACGGATTTTAAACTGACAAACTTACATGTAACATCATCTTACGATGATCTGCAAAAAATTATTCCCAATCTCAGTAATAACAAAAATTTTAAGCTTCCGCAATTAGTCAAAACATTCAATACTCTTCAGTATGATGGGGATTTAAATGGTCAATACAATAATTTTCAGATTCAAGGATCGATCAAAACAGATTTAGGACTAGTCAGTACAAAATCTGTTTTGAACTTCAAAAATAAGATTCAGTATGCTGGATTATATCAGTCAAAGTCATTTGATTTAGGCAAGTTATTAGAGAATAAGCTATTAAAAACAACTGGATTTGATCTTAACTTAAAAGGTAGTGGCACTTCCTCTCAAACATTAGCATTGGATGTGAATGGAAAGCTAGAGAATTTTTTCTTTCGAGATTATACCTATCGTCAAATCCCTGTTAAAGGAATTATAAAAGATGAGAAATTTGTAGGATCTGGTGCAGTTATCGATCCAAATGCAACTATTGATTTCCAAACAGATATCAATTGGTCTAATCCTGCAATTCAGTACAACCTTTCTGCAGCTATTAAAAATACCAACCTCCATGCTATTCACTTATCAGCAAGGGATAGCATCATTGTTCAAAACACAACAATGACAACCAATCTAATGGGGGGCAACATCAATAATTTAGTTGGCGATTTAAAAGCAGAAAACATTAATTTTAGTACGCGTAAGGGTAATTTTCATATTAATGATATTTTATTTAAAGCAGAGGGAGATGAAAATAACAGGCTCTTAACACTTTCTTCTGACGTTGTGGATGCGACGCTGAATGGTCAAATTGATCTAAACACCATCATTCCTTATTTTAAAATGCTTGCCATGCGCTATGCGCCAGCAATTGGGTTTGAAGTAAGCAGCTATAATAATCAGAACTTTGAACTTCATCTTAACATTAAATCATTTGAGCCTATCGCGACTTTCTTTAAAAAAGAAATCAGTTTAGATAGTGGCGCAACGCTGCAAGCAAAATTTTCAAGTGAAGAACATAATGCGCAATTCAATTTATATAGTCCTATTTTTAAATATAGTGGGATTAAGGTATCGAATTTAATTGTTGATCAAATTTCTAATCCCGAATCCATGTCTGTTTTTGTTTCAGCAGATCGGATCAACTTAACAGATAGTACCTATATTAAAAACATAAATATTTCCAATGTTCTTGCGAACGATAGTTTACGATTCAATATGAAATTATCGGAACTGAATGCGAGTAATAATTTAGATCTCAATGGTGTTATTCGTTTTGCCAACCAGAAACCAGCCTATATCAACTTTGATCCCTCAACAATTATAATTAATAAAGATAAATGGGCTATAAAGCAGGAAGGTGAATTAAAAGTATCTAAGGGTAAATGGTACATCCAAAATCTTATTTTAAACCATGAGGAACAAAAGGTAAATCTAAATGGTGTATTGTCAAATGAAGAAAGTGATCAACTTAATATTGGATTCAAAGATTTTAATCTGAGTTCATTAAATGGAATCACAAAACCGTTGGGAATAAATCTGATTGGAGAAATGAATGGAGAGTTAGAAATCAATTCTATCTTTAAATCTCCTTATTTTATTGCCAATTTGCATACAAACCCAATCCTTTACAATCAACTTCCCATTGGTGAATTGAGTTTAAAAGCCAATTATGATCAAAATTCCAATCTAGTAAATCTGGATAGTAAAATTGAAGAGGGCAACAAACTCATTAAATTATCTGGAACTTATAATATCAAAGAGGAGAAGGATAAACTAAATTTGGAGGCTTCTCTTCAAAATACGGATCTCATCTTATTTCAACCCTTTTTAAAGTCGCTCATCTCAAACCTAAATGGGAAAACCAATGCAGACTTAACGATCAAAGGCGATATTCATAATCCTAAGATAAGTGGAAATGCTAATTTTAAAGATGCTGTATTTACCATCAATTATTTAAAAACACCTTACCATTTAAACGATAAGGTTATTGTCCTATCGAATGGTATTTTCCTACAAAACTTTAAACTGCTCGATCCTAAAAATAATGAGGCTACTATCAATGGTATGGTCGATTTGAATAAACTCTCGGATCCAACTATTGATGTTAAAATTAAAGCGAATAACTTTTTAACGCTGAATACGACAGTTAAAGATAATAATCTATATTATGGAACTGCTTATGCAACTGGTGACTTTAATTTCAAAGGATTAACTTCTGCGATTAATATCGACATCAAAGCGAAATCAAATGACAATACGGTCATCAATATTCCGTTCAATAGCACTATGACGATTAGTGATAATGACTTTATTTATTTCGTTTCGAATGATACCCTAAAGACGTCTGGATCAATAAAAAGAAAAAATTTCAATGGTATCACCATGAATATGGATCTTTCTGTTTCACCAAATGCTGAAATGAACTTATTCACATCCTTAGGAGGTCTATCTGGACGTGGAACTGGTAATATCAACATGAATATCTCTTCTTTAGGTGACTTTGAAATGTTTGGTGATTATGTCATTAATTCGGGTAAGTTTAATTTCAAAGCGCAGGATTATATCAATAAAATATTTAACCTTAAAGAAGGTGGAACCATTCGGTGGGCAGGAAATCCATCGGAAGCAAATATTAATTTAACGGCTATTTATCAACAAAGGACATCTTTATCTGCCCTTTATAATGCTGCTGGTCAAACGGACAATCCACAACGTGTATTGGCACAAGCAGACATGAATCTGAAAGGACAATTGAATCAACCTGAGATCAATTTTGATTTGAATTTCCCTCAAGATCCATACGTTAAAGATGAACTACAAGGTTATCTTTCTGATGTAAACAATGTCAATCAACAAGCATTGAGTTTGATCGTCCGTCGTAGTTTTACACCTGGCTCTCAAACAGATTTTGGAAAGGAAGTGAACAACACACTCTTATCTGCGGGAACTGAAATTGCGTTCAATCAATTGAATAATATCATTGCAGAATCATTAAATATTAACTTCTTTGATCTCAATATCAAATCCTTGAATGATGCTTCTGCTTCTTTACGATTATTCAATGATCGTCTGATTCTAACCGGAGGAATTACAGATAATAGAAACAATCAATTGAATGATTTAAATGTATTTTCAGATCGGGTATCTACAGATGCTGAAGCCTTATTTTATTTACGTAAGGATGGACGGCTTTTATTGAGAGGTTCTAACCGTTTGAATACACGCAATTTCTTAATCAATCCCAATGGTGAAGAGTATGTCAGTGCTGTTGGTTTAGTATACCGCCAAGAGTTCAATTCCTTTTCTGAATTCTTAAAGCGTATGTTTCCTTTTGGCAAGAAGAAAAAAGCTAAACAGCAATAG
- the tsaD gene encoding tRNA (adenosine(37)-N6)-threonylcarbamoyltransferase complex transferase subunit TsaD, with protein sequence MAVILGIESSCDETSASICIDGKIFSNVIATQAIHAKYGGVVPELASRAHQQNIIPTVEEAIRLAKIHKNQIDAVAFTRGPGLLGALLVGTSFAKSFALARNIPLIDVNHMQAHILAHFIDDPKPSFPFLCLTVSGGHTQIVLVKDYFDMEILGQTLDDAAGEAFDKTAKILNLPYPGGPLIDKHAQHGNPEAYRLPEPQIQGLDFSFSGLKTAILYMVQREEKLNANFLQDHIDDVCASVQSRIVSILLNKLKKAAKETGVKDIAIAGGVSANSGLRKELLAMGERYKWNVFIPKFEYCTDNAAMIAIAGYQKYLIKDFVGQDVGPLARMHM encoded by the coding sequence ATGGCTGTTATTCTAGGTATCGAATCATCTTGTGATGAAACTTCTGCTTCAATTTGTATCGATGGTAAAATATTTTCAAATGTGATTGCTACTCAGGCGATTCATGCTAAATACGGAGGAGTTGTCCCAGAATTAGCATCGCGTGCACATCAGCAAAATATTATACCTACAGTTGAAGAGGCCATTCGCTTAGCAAAAATACATAAAAATCAAATAGATGCAGTAGCTTTTACTCGCGGACCAGGATTATTAGGCGCTTTATTGGTTGGAACCTCATTTGCAAAATCATTTGCTTTAGCTCGAAACATCCCTTTGATTGATGTCAATCATATGCAGGCACATATTTTAGCACATTTTATTGATGATCCAAAACCTAGTTTCCCATTCTTATGTTTAACGGTTTCAGGAGGACATACGCAAATCGTCTTGGTGAAAGACTATTTTGACATGGAAATATTGGGGCAGACTTTAGATGATGCTGCAGGAGAAGCATTTGATAAGACAGCAAAGATTTTAAACCTGCCTTACCCTGGAGGACCTTTAATTGATAAACATGCACAGCATGGAAATCCAGAAGCTTATAGACTTCCAGAACCCCAAATTCAAGGATTGGATTTTAGTTTCTCAGGATTAAAAACGGCAATTTTGTATATGGTACAACGGGAGGAAAAATTGAATGCTAATTTTTTACAGGATCATATCGATGATGTATGTGCCTCTGTTCAATCTCGTATTGTGTCCATTTTATTGAATAAATTGAAGAAAGCAGCAAAAGAAACAGGCGTAAAAGATATCGCTATTGCTGGAGGAGTTTCTGCTAATTCAGGCTTACGAAAAGAATTATTAGCCATGGGTGAGCGTTATAAATGGAATGTATTTATCCCTAAATTTGAATATTGTACCGATAATGCTGCTATGATAGCCATTGCCGGTTATCAAAAATATTTAATCAAAGATTTTGTCGGACAAGATGTGGGGCCATTAGCACGCATGCATATGTAA